A stretch of Miscanthus floridulus cultivar M001 chromosome 13, ASM1932011v1, whole genome shotgun sequence DNA encodes these proteins:
- the LOC136500976 gene encoding UDP-glycosyltransferase CGT-like: protein MAVPGELDGGAAHVMFIPSAGMAHLVPFFRFITALSSHGVHCSVMTVLPTVSDAEADHFAALFAAFPRIQRVDFNLLPLDASAFPGTDPFLLRWEALRRSAHLLDRLIAGATPRVSAVVTDVTLASHVIPVTKQLQLPCHVLFISSATMLSLVAYFPIHLDKKQDDGGAAGVGVGDVDIPGVRRIRQSSLPQPLHDLNHLFTKQFIDNGRALSQADGILVNTFDALEPMALAALRDGKVVPGFPPVYAIGLLKSSSSTSSSSTDGAGGEKQAAAASSSPVIAWLGEQPERSVVYIAFGSRIAVSHEQIREMGAGLEASGCRFLWVLKTTVVDREDTAEPRDVLGDEFLERVKGRGLVTKGWVEQDAVLRHAAVALFLSHSGWNSVTEAAACGVPLLAWPRGGDQRLNAMALESGGVGVWMERWSWDGEDGVVSGREIGEKVKAAMADAAVRAGAARASQEAAKAVAEGGTSYRSMQEFIGKLKAS, encoded by the coding sequence ATGGCGGTCCCCGgagagctcgacggcggcgcggcgcacGTCATGTTCATCCCAAGCGCCGGGATGGCCCACCTCGTCCCCTTCTTCCGCTTCATCACGGCTCTCTCGAGCCACGGTGTCCACTGCTCCGTCATGACCGTCCTCCCGACAGTGTCCGACGCCGAGGCCGACCACTTCGCAGCGCTGTTCGCAGCGTTCCCACGCATCCAGCGCGTCGACTTCAACCTCCTGCCGCTGGACGCCTCCGCGTTCCCGGGCACCGATCCGTTTCTGCTCCGGTGGGAGGCCCTGCGCCGCTCGGCCCACCTCCTCGACCGGCTCATCGCCGGCGCCACCCCGCGCGTCTCAGCCGTCGTCACCGACGTGACCCTCGCCTCCCACGTGATTCCAGTCACGAAGCAGCTGCAGCTGCCATGCCACGTCCTGTTCATCTCGAGCGCCACCATGCTCTCCCTCGTCGCCTACTTCCCCATCCACCTCGACAAGAAGCAGGACGACGGAGGTGCAGCAGGCGTCGGCGTCGGTGACGTTGACATCCCCGGCGTGCGTCGCATCCGGCAGTCCTCCCTCCCGCAGCCGCTGCACGATCTGAACCACCTCTTCACCAAGCAGTTCATTGACAACGGCCGTGCGCTGAGCCAAGCCGACGGCATCCTGGTGAACACGTTCGACGCACTGGAGCCCATGGCGCTTGCTGCCCTGAGAGATGGCAAGGTGGTCCCTGGGTTCCCGCCGGTGTACGCCATCGGCCTGCTCAAATCGTCATCgtcaaccagcagcagcagcacagacGGCGCCGGCGGTGAgaagcaggcggcggcggcctcctcctcccctGTCATTGCTTGGCTGGGAGAGCAGCCGGAAAGGTCGGTGGTGTACATCGCGTTCGGGAGCCGCATCGCCGTGAGCCACGAGCAGATCCGCGAGATGGGCGCGGGGCTGGAGGCGAGCGGGTGCCGGTTCCTGTGGGTCCTCAAGACGACGGTGGTCGACCGCGAGGACACGGCCGAGCCGCGCGACGTCCTCGGCGACGAGTTCCTGGAGCGCGTGAAGGGCCGCGGTCTGGTGACCAAGGGGTGGGTGGAGCAGGATGCCGTGCTTCGCCACGCCGCCGTGGCGCTGTTCCTGAGCCACAGCGGGTGGAACTCCGTGACGGAGGCGGCGGCCTGCGGCGTGCCGCTGCTGGCGTGGCCGCGGGGCGGCGACCAGCGCCTGAACGCCATGGCGCTGGAGAGCGGCGGCGTCGGGGTGTGGATGGAGCGCTGGAGCTGGGACGGGGAGGACGGGGTAGTGAGCGGGAGGGAGATTGGGGAGAAGGTGAAGGCGGCGATGGCTGACGCCGCGGTCAGGGCAGGGGCGGCGAGGGCCAGCCAGGAGGCCGCCAAGGCCGTCGCCGAGGGAGGCACCAGCTACCGGAGCATGCAGGAGTTCATCGGCAAGCTCAAGGCTAGCTAA